One Buteo buteo chromosome 5, bButBut1.hap1.1, whole genome shotgun sequence DNA window includes the following coding sequences:
- the RND3 gene encoding rho-related GTP-binding protein RhoE yields MKERRASQKLSSKAVMDPNQNVKCKIVVVGDSQCGKTALLHVFAKDCFPESYVPTVFENYTASFEIDTQRIELSLWDTSGSPYYDNVRPLSYPDSDAVLICFDISRPETLDSVLKKWKGEIQEFCPNTKMLLVGCKSDLRTDVSTLVELSNHRQTPVSYDQGANMAKQIGAATYIECSALQSENSVRDIFHVATLACVNKTNKNVKRNKSQRATKRISHMPGRPELSTVATDLRKDKAKSCTVM; encoded by the exons atgaaggaaagaagagcGAGCCAGAAGTTATCGAGCAAGGCGGTGATGGATCCCAACCAGAACGTGAAGTGCAAGATCGTGGTGGTGGGCGACAGCCAGTGCGGGAAGACCGCGCTGCTCCACGTCTTCGCCAAGGACTGCTTCCCCGAg AGCTACGTCCCCACCGTTTTCGAGAACTACACGGCCAGCTTCGAGATCGACACGCAGCGCATCGAGCTCAGCCTCTGGGACACTTCGG GGTCTCCTTACTATGACAATGTCCGCCCGCTTTCCTATCCAGATTCTGATGCTGTCCTGATTTGCTTTGACATCAGTCGGCCAGAAACTCTTGACAGTGTGCTAAAAAAG TGGAAAGGTGAAATCCAGGAGTTTTGTCCAAACACCAAAATGCTTCTGGTTGGTTGCAAGTCGGATCTGCGCACGGATGTAAGCACACTAGTGGAACTTTCCAATCACAGGCAGACACCCGTGTCCTACGATCAG gGTGCAAATATGGCCAAACAGATTGGAGCAGCTACGTATATTGAATGCTCAGCCTTACAGTCAGAAAACAGTGTCAGAGACATTTTTCATGTTGCCACCTTGGCGTGTgtgaataaaacaaataaaaatgttaaacgAAACAAATCGCAGAGGGCAACAAAGCGAATTTCACACATGCCTGGCAGGCCAGAACTTTCCACAGTGGCGACGGACTTGCGAAAGGACAAAGCAAAGAGTTGCACGGTGATGTGA